The DNA window CGCTGGGCGCTCGGTGCCGTGTTCGGTGCAGCTGCATTCGCGTTCGTGTGGGGACACTGGCGCTACGGCTCCGTGTTCGCGGCCTGGCAGGCGTTGCTCAAGGAAGACCGCGAGGGCGCCCGCAGGCTGCTCGCGGGTACTCCGCGCCCCGCGTTCCTCGCGCCCCGGCACCGCGCGTACTACCACTGGGTGAGGGGGCTGCTACTCGTGCACGAAAGGGAGACCGGAGCCGCGCGTGAGCACCTGGAAGCGGCGCTCGGAGGCCCGCTGCGCTCGAGCAGCAACGAGGCGCTGCTGCGGGCACAACTCGCGGAGCTGGAGATCGGGGCGGGCCGCTGGAGCGCTGCCGAGCGCCACCTGAGGGCCGCGCACGGAATGCGCGCCCGACCCGGAGTGGCGAGCATCCTCGAGGGTTTGGCCAAGGAACTGCGAGAGCGAGGAAAGCGCGAAGGCGACCGGACTTAGCGGACTAGTCCGCGGCGGTACCCGCCAGCGCATCGCCCAGGCGCCAGGCCGAGCGCGGGCCCTCGCGGGTTGATCGCTCGATGAACTCTCGCGCCTCGTCCGGCCTGAGCGCCGGCGCGATCATGTTTCCCTGAGCCTGCGGGGCGCCCAGCGCCCTCAGGAACCCCAGCTGCTCCGGCGTCTCCACGCCCTCCGCGATGACGCTCTTCCCGAGCTGCCCGGCGAGCGTGACGATGGCGTTCACGATCTCCCAGTTCACGCTCGATGTCGCCTCCCCCCCGCTGATGAACGAACGGTCGATCTTGAGCGCGTCGAAGGGAAAGCGCTGCAGGTAACTGAGAGACGAGTACCCGGTGCCGAAGTCGTCGATGCACACCGGTACGCCGGCTTGCTGGAGGCGCGCCAGTGCGACCGCGGTCGACTCCGCCTCGTCCATGGCCACGCTCTCGGTGATCTCGATCCTGAGATCCTCCGGGTGCAGGCCGCTGTCGGCCAGGATGCCCTCTATCCGCTCGGCCAGATCCGGCTGAGCCACCTGCCGGCCCGACATGTTCACGTGCATGCTCAGCACGGGTCCCGACAGGTGGAATTCCTCCTTCCACCTCCGTAGCTGGTCGCACGCCTGCTCGAGGACCGACCAGCCCATCGGGACGATGAGCCCCGTCTCCTCGGCCAGGTCGATGAACTCGCCCGGCCCGACTTCCCCGCCGTCCTTCACCTGCCAGCGGACGAGCGCCTCGAAGCCCACCAGAGCGCCCGAATCGATGTCGACGATGGGCTGGTAGCGCACGCCGAACTCGCCGTTGTCCACCGCCCTGCGCAGGTCGGCCTCCAGCTTGAGTTGATCCATCGCGGCCGCGTGCATCTGACGATCGAAGACCTGATAGCGGCCCACGCCCTGGTCCTTGGCCCGGTACATGGCGGTGTCGGCGTCGCGCAGGACGTCCAGCGGCTCTTCGTATTCGGTCCAACTCAGCGCTATTCCGGTGCTCGCGCTGATCCCGATCTCATGGCCGGCCAGGGTGATGGGCGCGGCCAGCACTTCGCCGATCCGATCGGCCACGCGCGTGGCGTCGCTCAGGTCGTGGACGTCGTTCACCAAGATCGCGAACTCGTCTCCGCCCAGCCGCGCGACGGTGTCTTCGTCGCGGGTCACTCCGCGTAGGCGCTCGGCGACTTCCTCCAGCAACAGGTCTCCCTGCAGGTGCCCCAGGCTGTCGTTGACCACCTTGAAGCGATCGAGGTCGAGGAAGAGGACCGCGAACTCGATCCGGTCGTGCCGCCGCCGGTGCTTGATCGCCTGCTTCAGGCGATCGAGGAATAGCGCACGGTTGGGCAAGCCGGTGAGGTCGTCGTGGAGCGCGTCGTGTCGGAGCCGCTGCTCGCGCGCCTTGCGCTCGGTGATGTCGCGCAGCACCACCTGCACGGAGTCACGGCCCCGAACACGGGCGCGCGTAGTCACCGCGTCCACGTCCACGGCTCCGTCCGGGTGCGCTATGGTCGCCTCGACCGACCTCGTGGTGGTTTCGCCGTCGTCGTCGGCCTCCGCCAGCACCTCCCCCGCGGCGAGCAGCTCGGGGGGAAGGAGATCGATCACCGGACGCCCGACCAACTGTGCTCCCGCCGACTGGAACAACTCGCCGGCCGCGGCGTTGGCGAATTCGACGACGCCATCGGCGTGCACCAGCACCGGCGCCGGGGACTGTTCCATCAGCGCCCGGTAGCGCTCCTCGGACTGCCGCAGCTCGGCCGCGCGCCGACCGACTTCCCGCCGCAGAGTGGCGAGCCACAAGAGCATCGCCGCCAGGACCACCACGGCCGCATACAGGACCCGGTCGTCCACGCCGCGCCGCGCGGGGATCACGGCGATGTCACCAGGGCCCCGTGCGTGTAGCCGGTAGCCGCTGTCGTGCGGAGGGTCCAAGTCCTCCTGGCCGACGTTCCCCACGACCTCCACGATCATGCCCTCCGACACGTCGACGGGAGCCGGGAACGAGGAGGGCAGCAAAACGGGCACCTCGAGCCCGGACTCCGAGGTCAGGATGAGGGCCCGTCCGAGCTCCGTCTCGCGCCAGCCGGCGACGCGCGCGCGCACGTGCATCAGGCGTCCTTCGAACGGCTCGCTCAGCGCCTCCAGCTCCACGTGCTCGGGGACGGGAGGACGCCGCTCCCTCGCCGCTACGCGATACCCTAGCACGTTCAGCCCGCTCGCGCCGTCGGCGAAGCCGAGGACGCCGTAGGCTTCGACCAGATCACCCTCCACGACCGGCTCACCCCTGGGTCCTCCGGTGAGCAGCAGGCCGTGACGTGGACCCTGGATGAACACGTGCATCGTGCGTCTGGTGACCACCCCGAGACCGACGGACGCACGACCGGACACGGTAACGGTATCCCCCTGACGGTCCGGGATCAGGTCTCCGTCGTCGTCTCGGAGAACCGCCGAAAGCGACTCTCCGGGAGGCCACTCGGAACGCTCCAGGGGAGCGTCGGGCTCGCGCTCAGCGGTCGAATCCGCCTCCTGGCCCAACGCTCCTGCCGGAGCGGCGAGTACGGCCATCACGACCAGGAAGCGGATTGAGATGCGCGTCAAGAGCACGGTTGCTATAGGCGAGTCCGAGGTGAGCGGTCGCGGTCCGGGGGAGGACGGACTTGCCGCTGGAGTAGGGAAGGTACTACCGGCTGGATGCTGCCCAGTCAAGAGAATCGCGGCGCTTAACGACCTTCGGGAACGGGGAGTCCAGATGGGTGAACGGAAGGTAGAAACCACATGGGCGCGCGTTCCCGCCAGCACGCGTGGCCCATTCGAGAGAGGAATCCGAAGATGAAACTAGGAAAAGCGCTTGTGGTGGGAGCATTCGTTGCCCTGCTGCTACCGGCGACGGGCTCCGCGCAGCGCGGCCCGCGCGGAATGCACGGGCAGCGTCAGGCCGGCACCCCCATGGAGCGGCTCCTGGAGCACCGCGACGAGTTGGGCCTGTCCGACGAACAGGTGCTGGAGATGGAGCGGCTGCGGGACGAGTTGCGCGCCGAGAACGCGCCTTACCGGGAGCGAATCGAGGCCGTCCGCGAGGAATTGGGACTGGCCCTGGATCGGAGTGGGTCGGGGCCGCCCAGCGATGAGGAACGGGCCAAGCTCCACGACTTCCGCCAGAGGACCCGCGACGACATGCGCGCGATGATGGACAATTCTCGGGCCGGGATGGACGCCGCCCGCGAGCTCCTCACCGACGATCAGCGTGAGAGCGCGCGCGATTTGATGCGAGCGGGGGCGCGGCACCAGGGCCGGCGGGGCATGCGCGGAAGCCGTGGAGCGGGCCACGAAGGTAAGGGCGAGATGCACCGCGAGCGGCGCCGCACCTAGGGAATCGCGTCGACCGAACCCGTCACGTGCAGGACATCGCCTGGAGCGGGGTTGCCCGTAGCCCCCCGGATCAGCGTCAGGGTCAGCGTCGCCACGATGCCATCGCCCACGCGCTCGCTCACGTCCAGCGCTCCCGAGTTGGGGGCGAAGGCCTCTCCCTGGAAAAACAGGGATGCGTCCAGGGTCGGCTGCTCCTCGGCGATGTCCAGCTGGTGGATCCCAGGACCCGGCGGCCCGCCCGAGCGAGTGAGCACCAGAGCCTCGCTCGAGAGCGGCGCCGCCGCCAGTCGTAGAATCCAGGTAGGCACCCCCGTATCGCCGTCGACGTTCAGGATCACCTCGGGCACGCCGTCGAAGACCGTATCGAGCGTACCGGTGAGCTGAAGCTGGAAGGTGGTGGCGGGCGCGGGAGCCGGTGGATCCGGATCCGTCGGCGCCCGATCGGTGCACGCGGCCGCGAGAACGAGCGCGCCGATCAGACTCGGTGCGACCCCGCGGGCCGTCACTCGGCCATCCACGCCAGCCCCCACGCACCGGGTCCCGTATGGGTCGCGATTACCGGGGTCACCGGCCCCGTGAGAACCTCCGCGTCTTCTCCGTAGCGTGCGCGGATCGCCGCCGACGCCTCCTCCAGGATCTCCGGGTAGGCCATGTGCACGACGCCGAAGCGAACCTTGTCGGCGTCGGCCGGCACCCGCTCGGCCAGTAGATCCACCATCTTCCGGAGCACGTTGGCGCGCCCCCGCACCTTGCCGGCCGGTTGCACCACGCCGTCCGCGCCCACCTCCAGGATGGGCTTGATGTCGAGCAGCGAACCGAGCAGCGCCCGGCCGCGGCTCACGCGCCCGGATGCGATCAGGCGATCGAACGTGTCCACCGTGAACATGACGCCGCTGCGCGCGCGTATGGCCTCCAGACGCTCCTTGATTTCAGCGGGCGGTAGCGCGGCCTCCGCCAGCTCCGCCGCGCGCAACGCCAGCAGCCCCTGCATGAGCGAGGCTCCGCCCGAATCGACCAGCGTGATGGGAGCCCCCTCGAACCGCTGCGCCGCAGCTTCGGCCGAAGCGTACGTGCCCGAGAGGCGTGATCCCAGCGCCACGACGACCAGCTCCTCCCCCTCTTCAGCCGCTTCGCCGTACGCGCGCAGGAACGACGCGGGCGTCGGCTGCGAGGTGCTCGGGTGATCACCGGCCACGACGCGCTCGGCGAACGTGTCTGAATCGATCTCTACGCGATCCTTGAGCGCGCCCTCTTCGAACACGAGCTGGAGCGGGACCAGGTGAATGCCGTGCGCGCGCACCTGTTCGTCGGGCAGGTCGCACGCGGTGTCGGTCACGATCACCACGGGGCGACGGGCCAGGCCGCTGTCCCCGGAAGCCCGACCGATCGCCTCGTGCTGCGCGCGCATGTCCTCGGCCTTGTGGGTCACCAGCCTGCCGGCTTCGCGCAGCCAGGCAAAGACGACCTCGGGCTCGTCGGTGTGGATGTGGACCTTGAGCAGGTTGCCGGTGGAGATCACCACCATGCTGTCGCCGATGCGGCCGAGCGCGTCCCGGACCGCCTGCGACCCGGGCAACCCCTCGCCGCGCACGAGCGCCTCGGTGCAGAAGCGGTAGCGCTCCGAGTCGCCGTACTCCACCTCGCCGGAGACGATGGGCCCGGGGGAGAAATCCTCCTTGGGCGGGAGGATGGGATCTCCGTTCACGTACGCCGCGATTCCCTCCAGCAACGCCACGAAGCCCTTCGCGCCGGCGTCCACGACGCCCGCCTTGCGCAACACGGGGAGAAGCTCTGGCGTGCGCGCGAGCGTCTGCCGCGTGCGCTCGAGGATGCGCTGGAGCAGCGGATAGAAGTCCCTTTCCTGCCCCTCTTCGGCGGCCTCCGCGCTCGCCCTCATCACCGTGATGATGGTGCCTTCTACCGGCGTCTCGAGCGCGCCGTACACGTGATCCACGCCCGCGCGCAACGCGCGCGCGAAGTCCTGCGAGCTCACCTCTTCGCGGTCGCCGATGCCGTCGGCGAAGCCGAGCAGGAAGTGTGACAGGATCATGCCGCAGTTGCCACGGGCGCCGAGTATGCCGGCTTCGGCCGCGCGGCTGGCCACGTCGCCGACGGCCGCCGCGCGCTCGCGCCGCAGGCCATCGCTGATCGAGCGGAGGGTGAGCGCGAGGTTGGTACCCGTGTCCCCGTCGGGCACGGGGAACACGTTGATGCGGTTCAACTCACCGCGCGAGCGCTGCCCGTACTCGCAGGCCGCCAGCAGGCCGCGGCGGAGGCGGGGTCCATCCAGATAGCCGATCTTCGTCAATCAATCTCTCCCAGCGCTCGGCCTAGCGGGGTCGCAGAAAACCCTTCAGGAGCTGTCCGCCGATGTCGTCCATGACCGACCCATCGCCGTCGCGGTCCAGCATGTTGGTCAGCAACCCGCCCAGAGCGGAGTCGCCGGAAACCATGTCGTCCCGCTCGCGGCCGAGGCGACCCGCGATGTCCGCGGCGCCGAGGTTCTCCTGCCTGCGCATGCGCCCCAGCGCGCCCATTACGACGGGAGCGAGCATGGCCATGAGCTTGGTCACCTGGTCCGGCTGCAGGCCGCTCGCCCGGCCGACTCCATGCCGCACGGCCGGCTGACGACCGCCGAACATGTGCCCCAGGATCTTCCCGCCTTCGGCGACGGTCGAGCCCCCGGTCAGGCCGCTGAGCAGGTTGTCCAGTAGGGAGCCATCGTGGTCCTTCGCCAGCGCGCGATCCAGCGACTCCGCTCCGTCCGGCTGCTGTGCGTTGCGCGCCAGCGAGCCCAGAAGGAGAGGCAGCGCAGCCGCGATGGCGCCCTCGGTGGCGCCCGAATCGGCCCCTATCTCGCGGCTCATCCGGTTCACGACCTCGCCGCTCATCTGGCGGGTAATAACGTCCAACAGTTGTGACATCGATCTCTCCCAGGGAGCCGTGGCGGGTTTCAGAACATAACGGGACCGCGATTGCGGTTGCCAGCGAACACGAGGCCGTTCGGCTCGCCGCAGGGATCTCGGCCGCCGGCGGCCGGGGCGCGCCACCACTCGCAACCACTGGAGCAACGCGCTCGCGCGCGATAGACTTGCAGGAGCTTTTTTGCGCGTAGGACGCGCGACCCCCTGGGGGTCGCGGCGGTCCGTACGCGGGCCCCCTGGCATGGGCCATGGATTCACTTCAGGTGCTGGAACAGGAGCCATCATGAGAGACCGGAGACTCCCCGCTCCGCGAACTCGGCGCGCGCTCGCGCTCGCCGCGTTCACCCTGCTGCCGGCCGGGCCGGCGCTCGGGCAGGCCGCGACCGCCGACCTGACGTACCCCCAGACACAGCGCGGCGACCTGATCGAGGACTATCACGGCACGTCGGTGCTGGCGCCGTACCGCTGGCTGGAGGACTCCGACTCTCCCGACGTCGGCGACTGGGTGAACGCCCAGAACGACGTGACCTTCGCGTATCTGGAGTCGCTGCCGTATCGCGAAGAGATCGAGACCCGCCTGACCGAGCTGTGGGACTACGAGCGATTCGGCACTCCGTGGAAGGAAGGCGGCCGCTACTTCTTCTTCAAGAACGACGGCCTCCAGAATCAATCGGTGCTCTACGTGCAGGAGTCCCTCGAAGACGAGCCGCGGGTCCTGGTGGACCCCAACGGCCTCTCGGAGGACGGCACCGTCGCGCTGGCGGGCAGCTTCGTGTCGCCCGATGGCCGCTACCTGGCGTACTCGCTGAACACCAGCGGATCCGACTGGCGGGAGTTCAAGCTCCGTGACATCGAAACGGGCGAGGACCTGCCGGATCACCTGGAGTGGGCGAAGTTCACCGGCGCCAGCTGGACGAAGGACTCGCAGGGTTTCTTCTACGCCCGCTACCCGGCTGCCGAGGAAGGCAGCGATCGCCTGACCGAGGCGAACTCCAACCAGATGATCTACTACCATCGGGTCGGAACTCCGCAGGCCGAGGACGTGCTCGTACACGCCGATCGCAGCAACCCGCAGTGGCTCTTCGGGGCCGGGACGACCGAGGACGGCCGCTTCCTGATCCTGACCGTGCGCGAGGGCAGCAGCTCGTCGAACCGCCTCTGGATCCGCGACCTGGGCGACCCGATGGCGCCGGACCTGGACGGGCCGCTGCTGCGCCTGATGGACGACAACGACGCGCGCTACTCGGTGGTCCACAACGGCGGCCCGGTGTTCTACATCCGCACGGACCTGGACGCCCCCCGGGGCCGCCTGATCGAGGTGGACCTGCGCAAGCCGGGCAAGCACCTCTGGCGCACCATCATTCCGGAGTCCGAGGATCTGCTCGAGAGCGTAACACCGGTGGGCGGCCGTTTCCTCGCGCGTTACCTGCACGACGCCCATGGCCGCGTGGCGGCGTACGAAATGGACGGCACGCCGGCGGGCGACCTCGACCTCCCGACCATCGGCTCGGTGGGTGGCCTGTCCGGCGACGAGGAGGACACGGAGCTGTTCTACTCCTTCTCTTCGTTCCTGTATCCGACGACCATCTTCCGGCACGACCTGGCGACGGGGGCGACCGAGGTGTTCAAGGCCCCGGACGTGGACTTCGACCCGTCCGGATACGTCACGAAGCAGGTCTTCTACGAGTCGAAGGACGGCACTCAGGTGCCGATGTTCATCACGCACCGGGCGGAGCTCGCCCTGGACGGACAGAATCCATCGTACCTGTACGGCTATGGCGGCTTCAACATCTCGCTGCGTCCCAGCTTCTCGCTGTCCAACCTGGTCTGGCTGGAGATGGGCGGAGTGTACGCCCAGCCTACGCTTCGCGGCGGCGGCGAGTACGGCGAGGAGTGGCACCAGGCGGGTACCAAGGAGCGAAAGCAGAACGTCTTCGACGACTTCATCGCCGCCGCCGAGTATCTGATCGATGAGGGCTACACGCGGTCGGACAAGCTAGCGATCGGAGGGGGGTCGAACGGGGGACTTCTGGTGGGCGCGGCGATGACTCAGAGGCCCGAGCTATTCGCCGCCGCGCTCCCCGCCGTGGGCGTGATGGACATGCTCCGGTTCCACAAGTTCACCATCGGCTGGGCGTGGGTGTCGGACTACGGCTCCTCGGACGATCCCGAAGGTTTCGACTACCTGCGTGCGTATTCGCCGCTGCACAACCTGACCGCGGGCGTGTGCTATCCGGCCACGCTGGTGACGACCGCCGATCACGACGATCGCGTGGTCCCGGCGCACTCGTTCAAGTTCGCGGCGCAGCTACAGGCCGCGCAGGGGTGCGGCAACCCCGCGGTTATCCGCATCGAGACCAAAGCCGGCCACGGCGCCGGCAAGCCGACGAGCAAGAGAATCGAGGAGGCGGCCGACAAGTGGGCCTTCGCGCTCGCCAACATGTCCGCCAATCCGATCCTGCCGTAGACGGCTTCGGACCCTGGCCGAATCCGGGCCACTCGATCCCGCGACGCCCGCACCGTGCCTGCCGGCGCGGTGCGGGCGCTCGCGCTGAGGCGGGGCGGGCAATGGGTCCGGCCGCCGGATGAGCCTGATCACCGAGCACCTGGCGCTCTTCTTCATCACGCTCGGTTACGGCGTGGCGAGTGGCTTCATCCCGATATTCAACGCGGAGCTGTACGTCATAGGCGGGGCGGCCCTGAGCGGGCGCGCGGGGACGGCGGCGGTGGTGATCGCCATGACGCTCGGGCAGATGATCGGCAAGGTTCTGCTCTACTACGCCGGCCGCGGCGCCATCCGGATGCCCCTGCGCCAGTCGCACCGGGAGAAGCTGGAACTCGCGAGCGAGCGCCTGGATAATTCCCGTCTCGGTACGGCGCCGTTCCTTTTCGTGAGCGCGGCCACGGGCTGGCCGCCCTTCTACGTCGTCTCCATTCTGGCCGGCATGCTGCGCCTGGGGTTCTGGATGTTCTTGACTACGGGCTTCCTCGGGCGGCTGATCCGCTTCGCGGTCATAGCGTTGTTTCCCCAGCTGCTCGTGGGTGGATGACGTCGTACGCGGACGGGGAACGATTTCGCCTGTTGCTTGGATCCGCCGCCTTCTTCCAGGCTTTTCAACGCGACGCGGCGGGCGCCGCGCGACGCGTGTGGGTGCAGACGCTGTCCTTCGAAGGTGACGCGGGCGAGGGGCTGACGGAGCTGTTCGAATCCTGCGGCGCTCCGGATCGCCGGCTGATCGTCGACGACTTCAATCGCTGGACGCAGACCGATCGCTTCGTCGTGCTGCCCCACAACCTCCTCGATCCGGCGTTGCGCCGGCACGTCGCACGGACCCGCTCGTTGGAGGCGAGAATCCGGGCCTCCGGGGCCCAACTCAGATACGTGAACGACGCCGGGCTGCTCAAGCTCAGGGCCGCCTTCCGCAACCACAAGAAAATCCTCATCGTAGATGATCATGTGGCCTACGTCGGCGGCATCAACTTCAGCGATCACAACTTCGCCTGGCACGACATGATGATCCGTATCGAGGACCCCGCCATCGTCGCGCTGCTCGTTCGTGACGTAGAGCGGACCTGGAACGGGCAGGACGTGGGCGTCAGCGAGAGCTTCCCGGGCATGGACATGATCCTGCTCGACGGCAACGACAACGGCCGCTGGTTCGACCCCGTGATGGCGATCCTGGAGCGCGCACGCCGCTCGATCCGCATTCAGAGCCCATACATCAGCATGCCGTTCACGGATGTGCTGGCGCGCGCCTCGGCCCGGGGCGTGGACGTGAGCATCATCGGCGCGGGGCAAACGAACCGCGAGTACCTCAATCGATACATCCGCTGGGAATCCTGGCGGCACGGCTTCGAGCTCCGCTTCATCCCCGAGATGACGCACATGAAGGCCATGGTGGTGGACGACGAGGTGCTGATCGCCGGATCCGCCAATTTCGACCACCTGAGCTACCACGTGCTCCAGGAGGTCATCACGATCGTCCGCGACCCTGGCCTTGTGGCCGACTTCGAGCGGCTGATCTGGCACCCGGACTACGCACGCGCGACCGCGCCCACGCTGGCCGATGATCCGGGCGGGGAGGCGCTCCGCCGGCGCATCGACCGCGTCTCTCGATTCCTGGTGATGGTGGGCGGCGGGTGAGGGGCGCACGGAAGCTCCCCAGGGCGGCGGATCTGCTCGCGCTCACCAAGCCGGGCATCACGCGCATGGTCCTGCTCACGTCGGGCGTGGGGTTCTTTCTGGGCAGCGGGGACCTGATCGACGCGCGTCGGCTGCTGCACGCGCTGATCGGCATCGCGCTCATCGCGTCCGGCTCCAACGCGCTCAATCAGGTGGTGGAACGCGACCCGGACGCGCGCATGCATCGAACGCGCGGGCGGCCGCTGCCCGCGGGCCGGCTGACCACTCGCCAGGCCGCCATCTTCGCCGGCCTGGCTTCGGCGCTCGGCGTCGCGTACCTGGCCGTATTCGTCAACGGCGTGACCGCGGCCGTCGTGGCGGCGACGCTCCTCAGCTATATCCTGGTCTATACACCGCTCAAGCGGCTCACGAGCTTCAACACGCTGGTGGGCGCGATCCCCGGCGCGCTGCCCATCGTGGCGGGCTGGACCGCGGCCGGGGCGGCGCTGGATGTGCGCGCGCTGTCGCTGTTCGCGGTGCTCTACTTCTGGCAGATCCCACACTTTCTGGCGCTGGCCTACCTGTACCGCGAGGATTACCTGCGCGGCGGCTTCGTGATGCTCGGACGGGACGACCCGCGCGGTGGCGCCACGGGCCGGCAGGCGGCGCTGTACGCGTTGGGACTCGTGCCGGTCGCGCTGCTGCCGTCGCTTTCCGGCGCAACGGGAAGCTTCTACTTCTTCGGCGCGCTCGCCGCCGGCTTGGTCTTTCTCGCCCTGACCTTGCCGCTGGCGTTTTTGCCCACGGCCACCTCCGCGCGCCGCGTCTTCTTCGGCTCGGTGATTCATCTGCCCGTGCTGCTCGTACTCATGGTCGCGGACCGCACCTTCTGGCAGTGAGCGACGACGTGTCGGACAACGGAGGAAGCGTGCGCGACATCGAAGAGCAGCAGGTGGGCGACCTCAGGATCAGGATCGACCGCGCCCTGTGCGTGGGATTCGAGGACTGCGTCGAGGACCGCCCCGCTCTCTTTCGACTGGACGACGACGGCATCTGCACCTTCGTTGACGACCCGGATGTCGCCGCCACCGACACCACGATCGCCACCTGCGAGGCGTGCCCTGTTGACGCCCTGGAGGTTTTCGACGCCGCGGGCCGCAAGATCGTCTGAACCGGACGTGCCATGATCGAGCGCCGCATACGAACCTACGCCGAAGTGGCCCACGAAACGGGCTCGGGGATCCTGGAGCAAGTAGAGGCCCAGGGGGCCCGCCTGGCTAGACGCCTCGCCGACATCGAGCGGCTGGTGATAGTGGCGAGCGGCAAGGGCGGTGTCGGCAAGAGCCTGGTCGCAGCGAACCTGGCGGTGGCCCTGGCCCAGGAAGGCCTCGCGGTGGGCGCCGCCGACGCGGACCTGAACGGGCCCTCGCTCGGCCGCATGCTGGGGGTCACCGGCGCCAGGCTCGAGGTCGGCGAGGACGGGGTGGTGCCGGCTGTGGGCGCGGGCGGAGTCCGCGTGGTGTCGATGGATCTCCTGCTCGCCTCCGACGACGCCCCTCTGCGCTGGCGTGAGCCGGAGCAGGCGGGCTTCGCCTGGCAGAGCGTGCTGGAGACCGGCGCCCTGCGCGAATTCCTGTCCGACACGAACTGGGGCAAGCTGGACGCGCTCGTGGTGGACCTGCCTCCGGGCACCGACAAGCTCCAGCGCATGCTGCAGCTCGTCCCCGACCCCAGCGCCGTAGTCCTCGTGACGACTCCCACCGAGGTCACGCGCTTCGTGGTCGGCAAGTCCATCGCTCTGGTCAGGGAAGGTTGGGCGCGGCGCCTGGGGTTGGTGGCCAACATGGCGGGCCACCGCTGCGAACACTGCGACAAGGAGACGTCCATCTTCGACCCCG is part of the Gemmatimonadota bacterium genome and encodes:
- a CDS encoding phosphatidylserine/phosphatidylglycerophosphate/cardiolipin synthase family protein, giving the protein MTSYADGERFRLLLGSAAFFQAFQRDAAGAARRVWVQTLSFEGDAGEGLTELFESCGAPDRRLIVDDFNRWTQTDRFVVLPHNLLDPALRRHVARTRSLEARIRASGAQLRYVNDAGLLKLRAAFRNHKKILIVDDHVAYVGGINFSDHNFAWHDMMIRIEDPAIVALLVRDVERTWNGQDVGVSESFPGMDMILLDGNDNGRWFDPVMAILERARRSIRIQSPYISMPFTDVLARASARGVDVSIIGAGQTNREYLNRYIRWESWRHGFELRFIPEMTHMKAMVVDDEVLIAGSANFDHLSYHVLQEVITIVRDPGLVADFERLIWHPDYARATAPTLADDPGGEALRRRIDRVSRFLVMVGGG
- the cyoE gene encoding heme o synthase → MRGARKLPRAADLLALTKPGITRMVLLTSGVGFFLGSGDLIDARRLLHALIGIALIASGSNALNQVVERDPDARMHRTRGRPLPAGRLTTRQAAIFAGLASALGVAYLAVFVNGVTAAVVAATLLSYILVYTPLKRLTSFNTLVGAIPGALPIVAGWTAAGAALDVRALSLFAVLYFWQIPHFLALAYLYREDYLRGGFVMLGRDDPRGGATGRQAALYALGLVPVALLPSLSGATGSFYFFGALAAGLVFLALTLPLAFLPTATSARRVFFGSVIHLPVLLVLMVADRTFWQ
- a CDS encoding (4Fe-4S)-binding protein, producing the protein MRDIEEQQVGDLRIRIDRALCVGFEDCVEDRPALFRLDDDGICTFVDDPDVAATDTTIATCEACPVDALEVFDAAGRKIV
- a CDS encoding P-loop NTPase; this encodes MIERRIRTYAEVAHETGSGILEQVEAQGARLARRLADIERLVIVASGKGGVGKSLVAANLAVALAQEGLAVGAADADLNGPSLGRMLGVTGARLEVGEDGVVPAVGAGGVRVVSMDLLLASDDAPLRWREPEQAGFAWQSVLETGALREFLSDTNWGKLDALVVDLPPGTDKLQRMLQLVPDPSAVVLVTTPTEVTRFVVGKSIALVREGWARRLGLVANMAGHRCEHCDKETSIFDPEPAIGLAEESGVPLWAQIPFDPAIAAHTDAGRPIVSEAPESEAALAFVELARRVSE